One window of Methanomassiliicoccales archaeon genomic DNA carries:
- a CDS encoding universal stress protein — protein sequence MFARILIPVDFSDQSLQMFQCVAQFCGKGNEEMILLNVMAKGDEVTDDQERKVQELIDSITNIDIKARFSTEIGSPVESILDVAKKESITMIAMASSGKGMAREFIVGSTCLGVIRNSLIPVFLDKFEVTEEEGELVAVRRCANLFRTAIVPLDFSSCNKPVLEQLQYLIDNGLEKAVLFHTIDSSKYRVSDDTRFQWVKEELNKIKGELEARTCDISTHVHFGSLVYNILEVSREFNASLIMMGTHGKSLLHEMTLGSVSEEVIRKATVSLLIIPCIGRG from the coding sequence ATGTTCGCTAGGATTCTCATTCCAGTCGATTTTTCAGATCAGTCACTTCAGATGTTCCAATGCGTTGCCCAATTCTGCGGAAAGGGAAACGAGGAAATGATTCTACTGAATGTCATGGCAAAAGGCGATGAGGTCACTGACGATCAAGAACGCAAGGTCCAGGAGCTGATTGACTCGATAACCAATATCGATATCAAAGCCAGGTTCAGTACAGAGATTGGGAGTCCTGTGGAAAGCATCTTGGATGTAGCGAAAAAAGAGAGCATCACCATGATCGCAATGGCCTCATCCGGAAAGGGAATGGCCAGAGAGTTCATCGTTGGTTCGACATGCCTCGGGGTCATCAGGAACTCGTTGATCCCGGTATTCCTGGATAAGTTTGAAGTGACCGAAGAGGAAGGCGAGTTGGTAGCTGTTAGGCGATGCGCCAACCTCTTCCGCACGGCTATAGTTCCTCTTGACTTCTCGAGCTGCAACAAACCTGTTCTAGAACAACTTCAGTATCTCATCGACAATGGGTTAGAGAAGGCCGTGTTGTTTCATACCATAGATTCGTCCAAGTACAGGGTCAGCGATGACACCCGATTCCAATGGGTGAAGGAGGAGCTGAACAAGATCAAGGGTGAGCTGGAGGCTAGAACTTGCGATATATCCACCCACGTCCACTTTGGAAGCCTGGTCTACAACATACTTGAGGTGTCGCGGGAATTCAACGCTTCACTGATCATGATGGGAACCCATGGTAAGAGCCTCCTCCATGAGATGACATTGGGGAGCGTGTCTGAGGAGGTCATTCGCAAGGCAACCGTATCTCTGCTCATCATTCCGTGTATCGGTCGAGGCTGA
- a CDS encoding mechanosensitive ion channel family protein, protein MVSLEDTIPFTDITLMQLIIAIAILIVGWIAIRVVKGVLRRTLVKTRLPALVVEFLTRLLSVLLWVVIILFAVGALGFDTSAVVLGLSAIMGLIIAFGMQDTFNNFFAGIWIAMIRPLDKDEVVEVTGLKGKVRAVGIMSTELITPDNTFITIPNRSVWGEPIVNYSRMPIRRVDVSVGTAYDGDVNRAIEVAMSFIKEHPLVLNEPAPAVVVTELGDSSVNLALRAWSETADYWTVMGDLTKGIFEEYTKEGIEIPFPQMDVHMDKGG, encoded by the coding sequence ATGGTTAGCTTAGAGGATACTATTCCCTTTACGGACATAACCCTGATGCAGCTGATCATAGCAATCGCCATCCTTATTGTGGGTTGGATCGCCATCAGGGTCGTAAAGGGGGTATTGAGACGGACTTTAGTCAAGACCAGACTCCCGGCACTCGTTGTCGAGTTCCTGACCAGATTGCTTAGCGTACTCCTTTGGGTGGTGATCATCCTATTCGCCGTGGGGGCTTTAGGTTTCGATACCTCTGCGGTGGTTCTCGGCCTCTCGGCCATAATGGGTTTGATTATCGCCTTCGGAATGCAGGATACCTTCAACAACTTCTTTGCGGGGATTTGGATAGCGATGATAAGGCCCCTGGACAAGGACGAGGTTGTGGAAGTGACAGGCTTAAAGGGGAAGGTGAGGGCGGTTGGCATCATGTCAACTGAACTGATAACACCAGACAACACCTTCATAACCATACCCAATCGATCAGTTTGGGGGGAGCCCATCGTCAACTACTCCCGAATGCCCATCAGGCGGGTTGATGTCTCGGTGGGCACCGCTTACGATGGGGACGTCAACAGAGCCATAGAGGTGGCGATGAGTTTCATCAAGGAGCACCCGCTGGTGTTGAACGAACCGGCCCCGGCCGTGGTGGTCACCGAACTGGGAGACTCCTCGGTGAACCTTGCGCTGAGGGCCTGGAGCGAGACGGCGGATTACTGGACGGTCATGGGAGACCTGACCAAGGGCATATTCGAGGAATACACCAAGGAGGGAATCGAGATTCCGTTCCCGCAGATGGACGTTCATATGGACAAGGGTGGGTGA
- a CDS encoding phosphate ABC transporter ATP-binding protein has translation MSGKIEAESVTVSTQGKDIIKEVTTSIPEKKVFTIVGPSGAGKSTFLRTINRLIDFREGDIKLDGISIRDYEPMELRKRVGMVFQIPLAFQGSVKDNLLMGPRLTGSAQPDVGQLLDKVGLAREFAERKASELSVGEQQRMCIARAIANEPDVLLMDEPTASLDPESARKVEELILKLSHEVELTLVVVTHNMEQGRRIGDWTMLMKDGRAVMTMCTDEFFEIYKGVF, from the coding sequence ATGTCGGGTAAGATCGAAGCAGAGAGCGTAACGGTATCGACTCAGGGAAAGGACATCATCAAAGAAGTGACGACGAGTATTCCTGAGAAGAAAGTCTTCACGATCGTCGGACCTTCTGGAGCGGGTAAGTCCACATTCCTCAGGACGATCAATAGGCTCATCGATTTCCGAGAAGGAGACATAAAACTGGATGGAATATCCATTAGGGATTACGAACCCATGGAACTGAGAAAGAGAGTGGGGATGGTTTTCCAGATCCCGCTGGCATTCCAGGGTTCGGTGAAGGATAACCTGCTTATGGGACCTAGACTGACCGGTTCCGCTCAACCGGATGTCGGTCAACTTCTGGACAAGGTCGGTCTAGCAAGAGAATTCGCTGAAAGAAAGGCGTCCGAGCTATCGGTGGGAGAACAGCAGAGGATGTGCATCGCAAGAGCAATAGCGAATGAGCCTGACGTACTTCTAATGGATGAGCCAACCGCCTCTCTTGATCCTGAGTCTGCCCGCAAGGTGGAGGAGCTCATTTTGAAGCTGAGTCATGAGGTTGAGTTGACGCTCGTGGTGGTAACTCACAACATGGAACAGGGGAGGAGAATAGGTGACTGGACCATGCTCATGAAGGATGGGAGAGCCGTGATGACAATGTGTACCGATGAGTTCTTCGAGATATACAAGGGGGTTTTTTAG
- the fetB gene encoding iron export ABC transporter permease subunit FetB, whose translation MNIEQIVSMEDLVRLAVASILIGVVMILSYVRRLELVSDLAISSIRAFVQLLILALFLQVIFDIQNIFWISLILIGMMVIASYTSAKRAKEVQHAFRIGATSIIVSSSAIILVMVVLGVIPMQAEFIIPLGGMVIGNCMNITSLAMERLKGEVANNTMMIDNMLALGARSDQAISPLIKRSVRASLIPTLDNMKTMGLVWIPGLMSGMIIGGMDPSKAAVFQLIIIFMILASNTIASIISTMEMSKSMFGSAEQLIYRP comes from the coding sequence TTGAACATTGAGCAGATCGTATCGATGGAGGATCTGGTGAGATTGGCTGTTGCCTCGATTCTAATCGGAGTTGTGATGATCCTCAGCTACGTAAGGCGCCTGGAGTTGGTATCGGATCTGGCAATTTCATCCATAAGGGCGTTCGTGCAATTATTGATCCTGGCTCTCTTCCTTCAGGTGATATTCGATATCCAGAACATATTCTGGATAAGCCTCATTCTAATCGGAATGATGGTAATAGCGTCATATACCTCAGCTAAGCGGGCTAAGGAAGTTCAACATGCGTTCCGGATCGGTGCGACCTCCATCATCGTCTCCTCCAGTGCAATCATCCTTGTAATGGTGGTCCTTGGAGTCATACCCATGCAGGCGGAGTTCATCATCCCACTGGGGGGGATGGTCATAGGGAACTGCATGAACATCACCTCACTTGCAATGGAACGACTGAAGGGCGAGGTGGCCAATAATACAATGATGATCGATAACATGTTGGCCCTGGGCGCTAGATCGGATCAGGCAATCTCGCCCCTTATCAAGAGGAGTGTCAGGGCATCCTTGATCCCAACCCTAGACAACATGAAGACCATGGGCCTAGTATGGATTCCTGGCCTAATGTCAGGCATGATCATTGGAGGAATGGATCCAAGTAAGGCAGCCGTGTTCCAACTGATCATCATATTCATGATACTTGCCTCCAACACAATCGCTTCCATAATATCCACGATGGAGATGTCGAAGAGTATGTTCGGTAGCGCTGAACAGCTCATCTATAGACCTTGA
- a CDS encoding helix-turn-helix transcriptional regulator, producing MHALETSRLLTEEYSAKILLATMGKPKSAFELSEKLGIPIAACYRKIKLLEKAGLIFCHERRLTRAGKRVSVYKSRVRNAQIIFEKGKIRARLEMVDGTTEDYNYNLDASVLLTQDSHMANA from the coding sequence ATGCACGCTCTTGAGACTTCGAGGCTGTTGACCGAGGAATACTCCGCGAAAATCCTGCTCGCAACCATGGGCAAGCCAAAGAGTGCGTTCGAACTCAGCGAGAAGCTGGGAATCCCGATAGCAGCGTGCTACCGGAAGATCAAGCTTCTCGAGAAGGCTGGCCTCATATTCTGCCATGAGAGGCGCTTGACCCGCGCTGGGAAGAGGGTGAGCGTCTACAAGTCCAGGGTAAGGAACGCCCAGATCATCTTCGAAAAGGGGAAGATCAGGGCAAGACTGGAGATGGTTGATGGCACCACGGAGGATTACAACTACAATCTTGATGCGTCAGTTCTACTTACTCAAGATTCACATATGGCCAATGCGTGA
- a CDS encoding NAD-dependent epimerase/dehydratase family protein: MKVLLTGGSGQLGSYLLEDLSRDHQVISVDLVAPRIREHVPFHRDGDIRDTVSMREACRDADAIVHLAAQVSVVRSTEDPAWDLDVNVGGTLSMLKAANDEGVPSFIHISTAAVYGDPVYLPVDESHPTRPRSFYGTSKLSAEHYVRAFKESFDQDYIIIRPFNLYSPRADPKSPYSGVITRFVENAMNGMPLTIEGDGEQTRDFIHAKDVASMICSCLTSNIRNVTMNCGSGQSTTINALAETVISVAPRPVEIVHGPPRVGDIRHSLGDASVSEKLLGFKPKISLRDGLAAFFDS; encoded by the coding sequence GTGAAGGTGCTGTTGACGGGAGGATCGGGACAACTAGGCTCGTACCTGCTGGAAGATTTGTCTAGAGATCACCAGGTTATATCGGTTGACCTTGTAGCTCCTCGCATAAGGGAGCACGTCCCCTTCCACAGAGATGGGGACATCAGGGACACGGTATCCATGAGGGAAGCCTGCCGCGATGCAGACGCGATAGTTCATCTCGCGGCTCAAGTAAGCGTTGTGAGGAGCACGGAGGATCCCGCTTGGGATTTGGATGTGAACGTGGGCGGCACGCTCAGCATGTTGAAGGCGGCAAATGATGAAGGAGTCCCCTCATTCATCCACATCTCAACGGCTGCGGTCTATGGGGATCCAGTTTACTTGCCGGTCGACGAGAGTCACCCCACTCGACCAAGGTCATTCTACGGCACAAGCAAGCTATCCGCTGAGCATTATGTCAGGGCATTCAAGGAGAGTTTCGACCAGGATTACATCATAATCAGGCCGTTCAACCTCTACTCTCCGAGAGCGGATCCCAAGAGCCCATATTCCGGAGTAATCACGCGATTCGTTGAGAACGCGATGAACGGCATGCCTCTGACCATTGAGGGAGATGGGGAACAGACAAGGGATTTCATTCACGCCAAGGACGTAGCCAGCATGATTTGCTCATGTCTCACTTCCAATATCAGGAACGTGACTATGAATTGTGGATCCGGCCAATCTACGACGATCAACGCACTTGCCGAGACCGTGATCTCAGTGGCACCAAGACCAGTTGAGATTGTTCATGGGCCCCCCAGGGTAGGGGATATAAGGCACAGCTTGGGAGATGCAAGTGTGTCGGAAAAATTGCTTGGCTTCAAGCCCAAAATATCCCTTCGAGATGGTTTGGCCGCGTTCTTTGACTCCTAG
- the acs gene encoding acetate--CoA ligase, whose product MSNEKTFESIMEEKRRFAPPKELSDQAYIGSMEEYEQLYEESIRDPQAFWEQKAKEEIEWSSPWESVFEWDVNDAKFTWFKGGKLNATYNCLDRHAKSWRKNKAAIIWQGEPYEDVRIFTYQQLLHEVCKFANVLKKYGVKKGDRVSLYLPMIPELAIAMLACARIGAIHSIVFGGFSADSLRDRIRDSDCSVLITSDGSFRSGKLIPLKSNADIALSAETPVTKVIVVKRTGVPVEMKEKRDVWWHEEMSDSSPVCAPEIMDAEDPLFILYTSGSTGKPKGVLHTTGGYLLFTTLTFKYIFDYHEDDTYWCTADIGWITGHSYIVYGPLSAGATSIMFEGVPTYPDKDRFWEIVEKFKVSIFYTAPTAIRSLMREGEEWPNRRDLSSLRVLGSVGEAINPEAWMWYYNVIGKGRCPIVDTWWQTETGGILITPLPGANILKPGAALRPFFGIEPLVLKDNGKQAGVNEGGYLVIKKPWPALMRTVYGQHERFKETYWSMFPGYYFTGDGARVDEDGDIWLMGRVDDVINVSGHRIGAAEVESALVSHEKVAEAAVVPMPHEIKGEAIYAFVTLKANVEESEELKKELANHVRKAVGPIAKPDVIQFSTSLPKTRSGKIMRRILRKVASGEYEKLGDTTTLADPTVVKKLIEARVGAVK is encoded by the coding sequence ATGAGCAATGAAAAGACCTTCGAGTCAATTATGGAGGAAAAGCGAAGGTTCGCCCCTCCGAAAGAACTTAGCGATCAGGCATACATCGGCAGCATGGAGGAATATGAACAACTCTATGAAGAGTCGATAAGGGATCCACAGGCATTCTGGGAGCAGAAGGCGAAGGAAGAAATTGAATGGTCATCTCCATGGGAGAGCGTATTCGAGTGGGATGTCAATGATGCGAAGTTTACTTGGTTCAAGGGCGGCAAGCTCAACGCAACCTATAACTGTCTAGACAGACACGCGAAGAGCTGGAGGAAGAATAAGGCCGCGATAATATGGCAGGGAGAGCCGTACGAGGACGTCAGGATATTCACCTACCAGCAACTTCTGCACGAGGTATGCAAGTTTGCCAATGTGCTGAAGAAGTACGGGGTGAAGAAAGGCGATCGCGTGTCATTATATCTGCCAATGATCCCAGAACTGGCCATCGCGATGCTGGCCTGCGCGAGGATCGGAGCGATCCACAGTATCGTTTTCGGGGGATTCAGTGCGGATTCACTGAGAGACCGCATCAGGGACAGCGATTGCTCAGTGTTGATTACATCCGATGGTAGCTTCAGGAGCGGGAAACTCATACCTCTCAAGAGCAACGCTGACATCGCGCTCTCCGCCGAGACACCGGTCACGAAGGTGATCGTGGTCAAGAGAACCGGCGTACCCGTAGAGATGAAGGAGAAAAGAGATGTCTGGTGGCACGAGGAGATGTCAGATTCCTCTCCGGTGTGCGCCCCGGAGATCATGGACGCAGAGGATCCGCTCTTCATCCTGTATACCTCCGGCTCGACCGGAAAGCCAAAGGGTGTTCTCCACACCACTGGCGGGTACTTGCTGTTCACGACTCTCACTTTCAAATACATCTTCGATTACCACGAGGATGACACCTACTGGTGCACCGCCGACATCGGTTGGATCACCGGGCACTCGTATATCGTCTACGGTCCACTCTCGGCGGGGGCGACAAGCATCATGTTCGAGGGAGTTCCCACCTATCCTGATAAGGACAGGTTCTGGGAGATAGTGGAGAAGTTCAAGGTGTCCATCTTCTACACTGCCCCCACCGCAATCAGGTCGCTGATGAGGGAAGGAGAGGAGTGGCCGAACAGGAGGGATCTTTCCTCGCTCCGAGTGCTCGGAAGCGTGGGGGAGGCCATCAATCCGGAAGCATGGATGTGGTACTACAATGTCATCGGAAAGGGGAGATGCCCGATTGTTGATACATGGTGGCAGACAGAGACCGGTGGGATACTCATTACCCCGCTTCCCGGAGCTAACATTCTGAAGCCAGGGGCTGCACTCCGTCCATTCTTCGGTATCGAACCACTTGTTCTGAAGGACAACGGAAAGCAGGCGGGAGTTAACGAAGGGGGCTATCTCGTCATCAAGAAACCATGGCCAGCGTTGATGAGAACGGTATACGGGCAGCATGAGAGATTCAAAGAGACATACTGGTCAATGTTCCCGGGCTACTATTTCACTGGAGATGGTGCAAGAGTTGACGAGGACGGCGACATCTGGCTGATGGGTAGGGTCGACGACGTGATCAATGTCTCGGGCCACAGGATCGGTGCCGCAGAAGTAGAGAGCGCCCTTGTCTCTCACGAGAAGGTAGCAGAGGCAGCCGTGGTTCCCATGCCTCACGAGATCAAGGGAGAGGCGATATACGCCTTCGTCACTCTAAAGGCTAACGTCGAGGAGAGCGAGGAGCTAAAGAAGGAGCTGGCAAATCATGTCAGGAAGGCGGTGGGACCGATTGCCAAGCCTGACGTCATACAGTTCTCCACTTCCTTGCCCAAGACCAGGAGCGGCAAGATCATGCGTCGCATACTTCGAAAGGTCGCATCTGGAGAATACGAGAAACTGGGTGATACAACGACACTTGCAGATCCTACAGTGGTAAAGAAGCTCATTGAAGCAAGAGTGGGGGCGGTCAAATGA
- a CDS encoding GNAT family N-acetyltransferase: MSDYWREEYRAKLKTADDAVATIKKGEKVFIGTACGEPQSLVRALIERAGSLADNEIIHTLSLGLSPYTEERFGDEFRTTAFFIGPNVREAVNEGRADYTPVYLSEIDRLLRMDRYLVDVALIQVSPPDEHGFCSFGVSVDITKTAAHKADVVIAEVNKTMPRTLGDSFIHVSEIEHIVECEEPLLEWSPNQDSEEEIVDRIGIHVSELVENGSTIQVGYGAIPDAVLRHLFDKKDLGLHTEMFSDGIVGLVEKGVINGKKKTMHSGKIVASFCMGTRKLYDFIDNNPMIEFHPSSYTNDPCLIGKHENMVAINSALEVDLTGQVCADQLGYQFYSGLGGQVDFMRGAARSLNGKPIIALPSTAKGGAVSRIVPRLSEGAGVTTTRGDVHYVVTEWGVAGLHGKSIMQRALALINIAHPKFREQLLHAAKFHNYVFLDQSEVPYHGLPYPDELEIYEEFDGIQVFFRPVKPTDEPLLKDLFYSLSEKSIYQRFMAMKIKMPHRELQPFANIDYDTEMALVGIAREKEVSEIIAVSRYLLDKRSNTAEVSFIVRDDWQDRGIGKYLLEYMVQIARQRGVKTFMAEVLPQNTAMLHVFHSIGLKVETEMEDGSYFVQIDLMSEEK, translated from the coding sequence TTGTCAGATTACTGGAGGGAGGAGTATCGAGCCAAGCTGAAGACAGCCGATGATGCAGTGGCGACCATCAAGAAGGGGGAGAAGGTTTTCATCGGGACTGCCTGCGGCGAGCCCCAATCACTCGTTAGGGCTTTGATAGAGAGAGCTGGATCTCTAGCAGATAACGAAATCATCCACACCCTCTCCCTTGGTCTCTCACCTTACACTGAAGAGCGGTTTGGGGATGAGTTTCGAACCACAGCTTTCTTCATAGGCCCCAATGTCAGAGAGGCTGTGAATGAGGGTCGAGCCGACTATACTCCGGTGTATCTCTCGGAGATCGACCGACTCCTGCGTATGGACCGCTACTTGGTGGATGTAGCCCTCATCCAGGTCTCTCCCCCAGACGAGCATGGGTTCTGCTCTTTCGGCGTCTCTGTCGATATTACCAAGACGGCGGCGCATAAGGCCGATGTGGTAATAGCCGAAGTTAACAAAACAATGCCTCGCACTCTGGGTGATAGCTTCATCCATGTCTCTGAAATCGAGCACATCGTGGAATGCGAGGAACCATTGCTGGAATGGAGCCCCAATCAGGACAGCGAGGAAGAGATCGTGGACAGGATCGGTATCCATGTCTCGGAACTGGTGGAGAACGGGTCCACCATCCAGGTGGGCTATGGGGCTATTCCCGACGCAGTTCTCAGACACCTATTTGACAAGAAGGACCTAGGGTTACACACCGAGATGTTCTCCGATGGGATCGTCGGTCTGGTGGAGAAGGGCGTTATCAACGGCAAGAAGAAGACCATGCACTCAGGAAAGATCGTGGCCTCATTCTGCATGGGGACCCGCAAGCTCTATGATTTCATCGATAACAACCCCATGATCGAATTCCATCCATCTAGCTATACGAACGATCCTTGTCTTATAGGGAAACATGAAAACATGGTGGCCATCAACTCGGCGCTGGAAGTGGATCTCACCGGCCAGGTTTGCGCTGACCAGCTGGGCTACCAATTTTACTCGGGGCTCGGGGGTCAGGTTGACTTCATGAGGGGGGCTGCCCGTTCATTGAATGGAAAGCCCATAATTGCCCTGCCCTCCACGGCCAAAGGTGGAGCAGTCTCAAGGATCGTTCCGCGTCTCTCCGAAGGTGCTGGGGTCACCACCACACGAGGCGATGTTCATTATGTTGTTACTGAGTGGGGTGTGGCGGGGCTTCACGGTAAAAGCATTATGCAGCGTGCTCTCGCCCTGATCAACATCGCTCACCCCAAGTTCCGGGAGCAGCTCCTCCACGCTGCCAAGTTTCACAATTACGTCTTCCTGGATCAGTCGGAGGTCCCTTATCATGGGCTTCCCTATCCCGACGAGCTGGAGATCTACGAGGAATTTGATGGAATCCAGGTATTCTTCCGTCCAGTGAAGCCCACCGACGAGCCCTTGCTAAAGGATCTCTTCTACTCCCTTTCAGAGAAGAGCATCTATCAGCGCTTCATGGCAATGAAGATCAAAATGCCCCACCGTGAGCTGCAACCCTTCGCCAACATCGACTATGATACAGAAATGGCTTTGGTGGGGATAGCCAGGGAAAAAGAGGTTTCCGAGATAATAGCGGTTTCCAGGTATCTATTGGACAAGAGATCTAACACGGCAGAGGTCTCATTCATAGTGCGTGATGATTGGCAGGACCGCGGAATAGGCAAATATCTGCTTGAGTACATGGTTCAAATTGCGAGGCAGAGAGGAGTTAAGACCTTCATGGCCGAGGTGCTCCCCCAGAACACGGCCATGCTTCATGTTTTCCACTCTATCGGGTTGAAGGTCGAGACTGAGATGGAGGATGGTTCCTACTTCGTCCAGATAGACTTGATGTCAGAAGAAAAATGA
- a CDS encoding DUF2117 domain-containing protein: protein MRLGIIIHGPEVIDTGRAEHLIRFLSEMGYCEVCIGGVMGAIAVMDACLENVIDISRREKVSEAMVRMDRSCDVIVLLNHAKTRESGIAFGSILMERLSHELEHPAIQLDIDFILPLNQKADPIAREISPRLNLEVESLTSDRSHYMSRALHGVIPGENIWINGNVIGKALDESITIRIDDGFPIFEGVEVKEDGLRKVLPFDLHDAMIRTGHIRRTKAVPRSVDKRSNGKIMLIDHCAEDSFFETEDASLAITVGDDTTRIAGALLYRKGMSIIGITDGDEDGICGEEVFSSGSVILKLHPGNDDFLGKEVRDRFFGDDVHAKMRSTATELVEMIIEMAGDRIKEILWIGS, encoded by the coding sequence ATGCGGTTGGGCATCATCATTCACGGTCCTGAGGTGATTGACACTGGCAGGGCCGAGCATCTGATCCGGTTCCTGAGCGAAATGGGGTACTGTGAGGTCTGTATCGGGGGAGTTATGGGTGCGATTGCGGTGATGGACGCTTGCTTGGAGAATGTCATTGACATCTCGAGGAGGGAGAAGGTCTCCGAGGCAATGGTCCGAATGGATAGATCCTGTGATGTCATAGTTTTGCTGAATCATGCGAAGACCAGGGAGAGCGGCATAGCCTTTGGCAGCATCCTCATGGAGAGGTTGTCACATGAGCTCGAGCACCCCGCAATCCAGTTGGATATTGATTTCATCTTGCCACTTAATCAGAAAGCGGACCCCATAGCAAGGGAAATCTCCCCCAGGCTGAATCTGGAAGTTGAGAGTTTGACCTCGGATCGATCACATTACATGAGCAGGGCTCTTCACGGGGTCATTCCTGGAGAGAACATATGGATAAATGGGAATGTCATCGGAAAGGCCCTTGATGAGAGCATCACTATTAGAATCGATGATGGTTTCCCGATCTTCGAGGGAGTTGAGGTGAAGGAAGACGGTCTTAGGAAGGTGTTGCCATTCGATCTTCACGATGCGATGATAAGGACGGGCCATATCAGGAGGACAAAGGCCGTTCCCAGGTCGGTTGATAAAAGGAGTAACGGGAAGATCATGCTCATAGATCACTGTGCTGAAGACTCATTCTTTGAAACCGAAGACGCCTCGCTCGCAATAACCGTAGGGGACGATACGACACGCATTGCAGGCGCACTCCTATACAGGAAGGGAATGTCGATCATTGGGATAACCGATGGAGATGAGGATGGAATTTGTGGCGAGGAGGTCTTTTCTTCTGGATCCGTGATCCTAAAACTCCATCCTGGAAACGATGATTTTCTAGGAAAGGAAGTAAGGGACAGATTCTTTGGAGATGATGTTCACGCAAAGATGAGGAGCACCGCGACTGAACTGGTGGAAATGATAATCGAGATGGCTGGCGACAGAATCAAGGAGATCTTGTGGATAGGCTCTTGA
- a CDS encoding CBS domain-containing protein, protein MRVSFKVASAIGIPIRIHVTFLLILPLFAAVFGLYSNEILGIRLGFGGLGLGLPTELMLGTIAAILFFLSVLVHELAHSYVAIKYGYEISSITLFIFGGVSQIEKVPSKAPGEAFMAFVGPASSMVLGAAFIPLSFLIYGLGEGFEIEIPAIMVGLIGFYNLFLGAFNLLPAFPMDGGRIVRALLARRMSFMKATQTAATLGKAIAIGMGFFGILILNFWLVLLAIFIYFGAGEEERGTKLSEAFQGVRVKELMTSEVSSVSPEDTVRELLDRMLTEKHMGYPVLDRDRVVGVVTLQDASRVSKEQQWMIQVKEIMSREIVSVSPETEVMDAVRLVSSKGIGRLIVMEEGEMVGIVTRTDLVKAMEILSMTGDTFRPKNLGE, encoded by the coding sequence ATGAGAGTATCTTTCAAGGTGGCCAGCGCAATCGGGATACCCATCAGGATCCACGTGACATTCCTGCTAATCCTGCCTCTTTTCGCTGCAGTGTTCGGATTGTATTCCAACGAGATACTGGGAATTCGGCTTGGCTTTGGCGGATTGGGTCTTGGTCTTCCAACCGAGTTGATGCTTGGGACCATTGCCGCGATTCTATTCTTCCTCTCCGTACTGGTGCACGAACTTGCCCATTCCTATGTGGCCATTAAGTACGGTTATGAGATATCGAGCATCACCCTGTTCATTTTCGGTGGAGTCTCGCAGATAGAGAAGGTACCATCCAAGGCGCCGGGTGAGGCGTTCATGGCGTTCGTGGGGCCCGCCTCAAGCATGGTCTTGGGTGCAGCGTTCATTCCTCTGTCCTTTCTGATATACGGTCTCGGAGAAGGGTTTGAGATAGAGATTCCGGCCATCATGGTGGGCCTAATAGGCTTCTACAACCTGTTCCTCGGCGCGTTCAACCTTCTTCCAGCCTTTCCCATGGACGGAGGAAGGATTGTCCGGGCCCTTCTTGCAAGAAGGATGAGCTTCATGAAGGCTACCCAGACCGCTGCCACGTTGGGCAAGGCAATAGCCATTGGGATGGGATTCTTTGGGATACTGATACTCAATTTCTGGCTGGTGCTTCTAGCGATCTTCATCTACTTTGGGGCAGGAGAGGAGGAACGGGGGACCAAGCTCTCGGAGGCCTTCCAAGGCGTCAGGGTCAAGGAGCTGATGACCTCAGAGGTTTCCTCAGTCTCTCCTGAGGACACAGTTCGCGAACTGCTGGACAGGATGTTGACCGAGAAGCACATGGGTTATCCAGTTCTTGACAGGGACAGGGTGGTAGGGGTCGTGACCCTCCAGGACGCCTCCCGAGTCTCCAAGGAACAGCAATGGATGATCCAGGTGAAGGAGATAATGTCACGTGAGATCGTATCTGTCTCACCGGAGACCGAGGTCATGGACGCTGTCAGATTGGTCTCCTCCAAGGGGATCGGTAGACTAATAGTGATGGAAGAAGGAGAGATGGTTGGCATAGTGACCAGGACCGACCTGGTGAAGGCCATGGAGATACTCTCCATGACGGGTGACACTTTCCGGCCGAAGAACCTTGGCGAATAA